Proteins encoded by one window of Elephas maximus indicus isolate mEleMax1 chromosome 5, mEleMax1 primary haplotype, whole genome shotgun sequence:
- the LOC126077401 gene encoding translation initiation factor IF-2-like isoform X35, with protein MLHICISRVCFNSLECIPRHGAPGHTVDACVDCIPRHGAPGHTVGACVECIPRRGAPGRTVGACVECIPRRGAPGLRVGACVECIPRHGAPGLRVGACVECIPRHGAPGRTVGACVECIPRRGAPGLRVGACVECIPRRGAPGRTVGACVECIPRRGAPGRTVGACVECIPRRGAPGRTVGACVECIPRRGAPGPRVGACVECIPRRGAPGRTVGACVECIPRRGAPGLRVGACVECIPRHGAPGRTVGACVECIPRRGAPGPRVGACVECIPRRGAPGRTVGACVECIPRRGAPGRTVGACVECIPRRGAPGRTVGACVECIPRRGAPGRTVGACVECIPRRGAPGRTVGACVECIPRRGAPGRTVGACVECIPRRGAPGRTVGACVECIPRRGAPGRTVGACVECIPRRGAPGRTVGACKKLPNSLPELLMHFPLLPSCDGSSSSTPSLSLVTVCLFSSPPEDFLGVF; from the exons atgctgcatatTTGCATCTCACGGGTATGTTTTAATTCTCTTGAGTGTATTCCTAGGCATGGAGCTCCCGGGCATACGGTAGATGCCTGTGTTGACTGTATCCCTAGGCATGGAGCTCCTGGTCATACGGTAGGTGCCTGTGTTGAGTGTATCCCTAGGCGTGGAGCTCCTGGTCGTACGGTAGGTGCCTGTGTTGAGTGTATCCCTAGGCGTGGAGCTCCTGGTCTTAGGGTAG GTGCCTGTGTTGAGTGTATCCCTAGGCATGGAGCTCCTGGTCTTAGGGTAGGTGCCTGTGTTGAGTGTATCCCTAGGCATGGAGCTCCTGGTCGTACGGTAGGTGCCTGTGTTGAGTGTATCCCTAGGCGTGGAGCTCCTGGTCTTAGGGTAGGTGCCTGTGTTGAGTGTATCCCTAGGCGTGGAGCTCCTGGTCGTACGGTAGGCGCCTGTGTTGAGTGTATCCCTAGGCGTGGAGCTCCTGGTCGTACGGTAGGTGCCTGTGTTGAGTGTATCCCTAGGCGTGGAGCTCCTGGTCGTACGGTAGGTGCCTGTGTTGAGTGTATCCCTAGGCGTGGAGCTCCTGGTCCTAGGGTAGGTGCCTGTGTTGAGTGTATCCCTAGGCGTGGAGCTCCTGGTCGTACGGTAGGTGCCTGTGTTGAGTGTATCCCTAGGCGTGGAGCTCCTGGTCTTAGGGTAGGTGCCTGTGTTGAGTGTATCCCTAGGCATGGAGCTCCTGGTCGTACGGTAGGTGCCTGTGTTGAGTGTATCCCTAGGCGTGGAGCTCCTGGTCCTAGGGTAGGTGCCTGTGTTGAGTGTATCCCTAGGCGTGGAGCTCCTGGTCGTACGGTAGGTGCCTGTGTTGAGTGTATCCCTAGGCGTGGAGCTCCTGGTCGTACGGTAGGTGCCTGTGTTGAGTGTATCCCTAGGCGTGGAGCTCCTGGTCGTACGGTAGGTGCCTGTGTTGAGTGTATCCCTAGGCGTGGAGCTCCTGGTCGTACGGTAGGTGCCTGTGTTGAGTGTATCCCTAGGCGTGGAGCTCCTGGTCGTACGGTAGGTGCCTGTGTTGAGTGTATCCCTAGGCGTGGAGCTCCTGGTCGTACGGTAGGTGCCTGTGTTGAGTGTATCCCTAGGCGTGGAGCTCCTGGTCGTACGGTAGGTGCCTGTGTTGAGTGTATCCCTAGGCGTGGAGCTCCTGGTCGTACGGTAGGTGCCTGTGTTGAGTGTATCCCTAGGCGTGGAGCTCCTGGTCGTACGGTAGGTGcctgtaagaaactgccaaactctctTCCAGAACTGCTGATGCATTTTCCACTCCTGCCATCGTGTGACGGTTCCAGTTCCTCCACACCCTCGTTGTCACTTGTCACCGTCTGTCTGTTCAGTTCTCCCCCGGAGGACTTTCTAGGTGTCTTCTGA
- the LOC126077401 gene encoding translation initiation factor IF-2-like isoform X16 — protein sequence MLHICISRVCFNSLECIPRHGAPGHTVDACVDCIPRHGAPGHTVGACVECIPRRGAPGRTVGACVECIPRRGAPGLRVGACVERIPRRGAPGPRVGACVERIPRRGAPGPRVGACVECIPRRGAPGRTVGACVECIPRRGAPGRTVGACVECIPRRGAPGRTVGACVECIPRHGAPGLRVGACVECIPRHGAPGRTVGACVECIPRRGAPGLRVGACVECIPRRGAPGRTVGACVECIPRRGAPGRTVGACVECIPRRGAPGRTVGACVECIPRRGAPGPRVGACVECIPRRGAPGRTVGACVECIPRRGAPGLRVGACVECIPRHGAPGRTVGACVECIPRRGAPGPRVGACVECIPRRGAPGRTVGACVECIPRRGAPGRTVGACVECIPRRGAPGRTVGACVECIPRRGAPGRTVGACVECIPRRGAPGRTVGACVECIPRRGAPGRTVGACVECIPRRGAPGRTVGACVECIPRRGAPGRTVGACVECIPRRGAPGRTVGACKKLPNSLPELLMHFPLLPSCDGSSSSTPSLSLVTVCLFSSPPEDFLGVF from the exons atgctgcatatTTGCATCTCACGGGTATGTTTTAATTCTCTTGAGTGTATTCCTAGGCATGGAGCTCCCGGGCATACGGTAGATGCCTGTGTTGACTGTATCCCTAGGCATGGAGCTCCTGGTCATACGGTAGGTGCCTGTGTTGAGTGTATCCCTAGGCGTGGAGCTCCTGGTCGTACGGTAGGTGCCTGTGTTGAGTGTATCCCTAGGCGTGGAGCTCCTGGTCTTAGGGTAG GCGCCTGTGTTGAGCGTATCCCTAGGCGTGGAGCTCCTGGTCCTAGGGTAGGTGCCTGTGTTGAGCGTATCCCTAGGCGTGGAGCTCCTGGTCCTAGGGTAGGTGCCTGTGTTGAGTGTATCCCTAGGCGTGGAGCTCCTGGTCGTACGGTAGGTGCCTGTGTTGAGTGTATCCCTAGGCGTGGAGCTCCTGGTCGTACGGTAGGTGCCTGTGTTGAGTGTATCCCTAGGCGTGGAGCTCCTGGTCGTACGGTAGGTGCCTGTGTTGAGTGTATCCCTAGGCATGGAGCTCCTGGTCTTAGGGTAGGTGCCTGTGTTGAGTGTATCCCTAGGCATGGAGCTCCTGGTCGTACGGTAGGTGCCTGTGTTGAGTGTATCCCTAGGCGTGGAGCTCCTGGTCTTAGGGTAGGTGCCTGTGTTGAGTGTATCCCTAGGCGTGGAGCTCCTGGTCGTACGGTAGGCGCCTGTGTTGAGTGTATCCCTAGGCGTGGAGCTCCTGGTCGTACGGTAGGTGCCTGTGTTGAGTGTATCCCTAGGCGTGGAGCTCCTGGTCGTACGGTAGGTGCCTGTGTTGAGTGTATCCCTAGGCGTGGAGCTCCTGGTCCTAGGGTAGGTGCCTGTGTTGAGTGTATCCCTAGGCGTGGAGCTCCTGGTCGTACGGTAGGTGCCTGTGTTGAGTGTATCCCTAGGCGTGGAGCTCCTGGTCTTAGGGTAGGTGCCTGTGTTGAGTGTATCCCTAGGCATGGAGCTCCTGGTCGTACGGTAGGTGCCTGTGTTGAGTGTATCCCTAGGCGTGGAGCTCCTGGTCCTAGGGTAGGTGCCTGTGTTGAGTGTATCCCTAGGCGTGGAGCTCCTGGTCGTACGGTAGGTGCCTGTGTTGAGTGTATCCCTAGGCGTGGAGCTCCTGGTCGTACGGTAGGTGCCTGTGTTGAGTGTATCCCTAGGCGTGGAGCTCCTGGTCGTACGGTAGGTGCCTGTGTTGAGTGTATCCCTAGGCGTGGAGCTCCTGGTCGTACGGTAGGTGCCTGTGTTGAGTGTATCCCTAGGCGTGGAGCTCCTGGTCGTACGGTAGGTGCCTGTGTTGAGTGTATCCCTAGGCGTGGAGCTCCTGGTCGTACGGTAGGTGCCTGTGTTGAGTGTATCCCTAGGCGTGGAGCTCCTGGTCGTACGGTAGGTGCCTGTGTTGAGTGTATCCCTAGGCGTGGAGCTCCTGGTCGTACGGTAGGTGCCTGTGTTGAGTGTATCCCTAGGCGTGGAGCTCCTGGTCGTACGGTAGGTGcctgtaagaaactgccaaactctctTCCAGAACTGCTGATGCATTTTCCACTCCTGCCATCGTGTGACGGTTCCAGTTCCTCCACACCCTCGTTGTCACTTGTCACCGTCTGTCTGTTCAGTTCTCCCCCGGAGGACTTTCTAGGTGTCTTCTGA
- the LOC126077401 gene encoding uncharacterized protein LOC126077401 isoform X46 codes for MLHICISRVCFNSLECIPRHGAPGHTVDACVDCIPRHGAPGHTVGACVECIPRRGAPGRTVGACVECIPRRGAPGLRVGACVECIPRRGAPGLRVGACVECIPRRGAPGHTVGACVECIPRRGAPGRTVGACVECIPRRGAPGRTVGACVECIPRRGAPGRTVGACVECIPRRGAPGRTVGACVECIPRRGAPGRTVGACVECIPRRGAPGRTVGACVECIPRRGAPGRTVGACVECIPRRGAPGRTVGACKKLPNSLPELLMHFPLLPSCDGSSSSTPSLSLVTVCLFSSPPEDFLGVF; via the exons atgctgcatatTTGCATCTCACGGGTATGTTTTAATTCTCTTGAGTGTATTCCTAGGCATGGAGCTCCCGGGCATACGGTAGATGCCTGTGTTGACTGTATCCCTAGGCATGGAGCTCCTGGTCATACGGTAGGTGCCTGTGTTGAGTGTATCCCTAGGCGTGGAGCTCCTGGTCGTACGGTAGGTGCCTGTGTTGAGTGTATCCCTAGGCGTGGAGCTCCTGGTCTTAGGGTAGGTGCCTGTGTTGAGTGTATCCCTAGGCGTGGAGCTCCTGGTCTTAGGGTAGGTGCCTGTGTTGAGTGTATCCCTAGGCGTGGAGCTCCTGGTCATACGGTAG GTGCCTGTGTTGAGTGTATCCCTAGGCGTGGAGCTCCTGGTCGTACGGTAGGTGCCTGTGTTGAGTGTATCCCTAGGCGTGGAGCTCCTGGTCGTACGGTAGGTGCCTGTGTTGAGTGTATCCCTAGGCGTGGAGCTCCTGGTCGTACGGTAGGTGCCTGTGTTGAGTGTATCCCTAGGCGTGGAGCTCCTGGTCGTACGGTAGGTGCCTGTGTTGAGTGTATCCCTAGGCGTGGAGCTCCTGGTCGTACGGTAGGTGCCTGTGTTGAGTGTATCCCTAGGCGTGGAGCTCCTGGTCGTACGGTAGGTGCCTGTGTTGAGTGTATCCCTAGGCGTGGAGCTCCTGGTCGTACGGTAGGTGCCTGTGTTGAGTGTATCCCTAGGCGTGGAGCTCCTGGTCGTACGGTAGGTGcctgtaagaaactgccaaactctctTCCAGAACTGCTGATGCATTTTCCACTCCTGCCATCGTGTGACGGTTCCAGTTCCTCCACACCCTCGTTGTCACTTGTCACCGTCTGTCTGTTCAGTTCTCCCCCGGAGGACTTTCTAGGTGTCTTCTGA
- the LOC126077401 gene encoding uncharacterized protein LOC126077401 isoform X45: MLHICISRVCFNSLECIPRHGAPGHTVDACVDCIPRHGAPGHTVGACVECIPRRGAPGRTVGACVECIPRRGAPGLRVGACVECIPRRGAPGLRVGACVECIPRRGAPGHTVGACVECIPRRGAPGRTVGACVECIPRRGAPGRTVGACVECIPRRGAPGRTVGACVECIPRRGAPGRTVGACVECIPRRGAPGRTVGACVECIPRRGAPGRTVGACVECIPRRGAPGRTVGACVECIPRRGAPGRTVGACVECIPRRGAPGRTVGACKKLPNSLPELLMHFPLLPSCDGSSSSTPSLSLVTVCLFSSPPEDFLGVF; the protein is encoded by the exons atgctgcatatTTGCATCTCACGGGTATGTTTTAATTCTCTTGAGTGTATTCCTAGGCATGGAGCTCCCGGGCATACGGTAGATGCCTGTGTTGACTGTATCCCTAGGCATGGAGCTCCTGGTCATACGGTAGGTGCCTGTGTTGAGTGTATCCCTAGGCGTGGAGCTCCTGGTCGTACGGTAGGTGCCTGTGTTGAGTGTATCCCTAGGCGTGGAGCTCCTGGTCTTAGGGTAGGTGCCTGTGTTGAGTGTATCCCTAGGCGTGGAGCTCCTGGTCTTAGGGTAGGTGCCTGTGTTGAGTGTATCCCTAGGCGTGGAGCTCCTGGTCATACGGTAG GTGCCTGTGTTGAGTGTATCCCTAGGCGTGGAGCTCCTGGTCGTACGGTAGGTGCCTGTGTTGAGTGTATCCCTAGGCGTGGAGCTCCTGGTCGTACGGTAGGTGCCTGTGTTGAGTGTATCCCTAGGCGTGGAGCTCCTGGTCGTACGGTAGGTGCCTGTGTTGAGTGTATCCCTAGGCGTGGAGCTCCTGGTCGTACGGTAGGTGCCTGTGTTGAGTGTATCCCTAGGCGTGGAGCTCCTGGTCGTACGGTAGGTGCCTGTGTTGAGTGTATCCCTAGGCGTGGAGCTCCTGGTCGTACGGTAGGTGCCTGTGTTGAGTGTATCCCTAGGCGTGGAGCTCCTGGTCGTACGGTAGGTGCCTGTGTTGAGTGTATCCCTAGGCGTGGAGCTCCTGGTCGTACGGTAGGTGCCTGTGTTGAGTGTATCCCTAGGCGTGGAGCTCCTGGTCGTACGGTAGGTGcctgtaagaaactgccaaactctctTCCAGAACTGCTGATGCATTTTCCACTCCTGCCATCGTGTGACGGTTCCAGTTCCTCCACACCCTCGTTGTCACTTGTCACCGTCTGTCTGTTCAGTTCTCCCCCGGAGGACTTTCTAGGTGTCTTCTGA
- the LOC126077401 gene encoding translation initiation factor IF-2-like isoform X40, whose amino-acid sequence MLHICISRVCFNSLECIPRHGAPGHTVDACVDCIPRHGAPGHTVGACVECIPRRGAPGRTVGACVECIPRRGAPGLRVGACVECIPRRGAPGLRVGACVECIPRRGAPGHTVGACVECIPRRGAPGRTVGACVECIPRRGAPGPRVGACVECIPRRGAPGRTVGACVECIPRRGAPGLRVGACVECIPRHGAPGRTVGACVECIPRRGAPGPRVGACVECIPRRGAPGRTVGACVECIPRRGAPGRTVGACVECIPRRGAPGRTVGACVECIPRRGAPGRTVGACVECIPRRGAPGRTVGACVECIPRRGAPGRTVGACVECIPRRGAPGRTVGACVECIPRRGAPGRTVGACVECIPRRGAPGRTVGACKKLPNSLPELLMHFPLLPSCDGSSSSTPSLSLVTVCLFSSPPEDFLGVF is encoded by the exons atgctgcatatTTGCATCTCACGGGTATGTTTTAATTCTCTTGAGTGTATTCCTAGGCATGGAGCTCCCGGGCATACGGTAGATGCCTGTGTTGACTGTATCCCTAGGCATGGAGCTCCTGGTCATACGGTAGGTGCCTGTGTTGAGTGTATCCCTAGGCGTGGAGCTCCTGGTCGTACGGTAGGTGCCTGTGTTGAGTGTATCCCTAGGCGTGGAGCTCCTGGTCTTAGGGTAGGTGCCTGTGTTGAGTGTATCCCTAGGCGTGGAGCTCCTGGTCTTAGGGTAGGTGCCTGTGTTGAGTGTATCCCTAGGCGTGGAGCTCCTGGTCATACGGTAG GTGCCTGTGTTGAGTGTATCCCTAGGCGTGGAGCTCCTGGTCGTACGGTAGGTGCCTGTGTTGAGTGTATCCCTAGGCGTGGAGCTCCTGGTCCTAGGGTAGGTGCCTGTGTTGAGTGTATCCCTAGGCGTGGAGCTCCTGGTCGTACGGTAGGTGCCTGTGTTGAGTGTATCCCTAGGCGTGGAGCTCCTGGTCTTAGGGTAGGTGCCTGTGTTGAGTGTATCCCTAGGCATGGAGCTCCTGGTCGTACGGTAGGTGCCTGTGTTGAGTGTATCCCTAGGCGTGGAGCTCCTGGTCCTAGGGTAGGTGCCTGTGTTGAGTGTATCCCTAGGCGTGGAGCTCCTGGTCGTACGGTAGGTGCCTGTGTTGAGTGTATCCCTAGGCGTGGAGCTCCTGGTCGTACGGTAGGTGCCTGTGTTGAGTGTATCCCTAGGCGTGGAGCTCCTGGTCGTACGGTAGGTGCCTGTGTTGAGTGTATCCCTAGGCGTGGAGCTCCTGGTCGTACGGTAGGTGCCTGTGTTGAGTGTATCCCTAGGCGTGGAGCTCCTGGTCGTACGGTAGGTGCCTGTGTTGAGTGTATCCCTAGGCGTGGAGCTCCTGGTCGTACGGTAGGTGCCTGTGTTGAGTGTATCCCTAGGCGTGGAGCTCCTGGTCGTACGGTAGGTGCCTGTGTTGAGTGTATCCCTAGGCGTGGAGCTCCTGGTCGTACGGTAGGTGCCTGTGTTGAGTGTATCCCTAGGCGTGGAGCTCCTGGTCGTACGGTAGGTGcctgtaagaaactgccaaactctctTCCAGAACTGCTGATGCATTTTCCACTCCTGCCATCGTGTGACGGTTCCAGTTCCTCCACACCCTCGTTGTCACTTGTCACCGTCTGTCTGTTCAGTTCTCCCCCGGAGGACTTTCTAGGTGTCTTCTGA
- the LOC126077401 gene encoding translation initiation factor IF-2-like isoform X24 encodes MLHICISRVCFNSLECIPRHGAPGHTVDACVDCIPRHGAPGHTVGACVECIPRRGAPGRTVGACVECIPRRGAPGLRVGACVECIPRRGAPGLRVGACVECIPRRGAPGHTVGACVECIPRRGAPGRTVGACVECIPRHGAPGLRVGACVECIPRHGAPGRTVGACVECIPRRGAPGLRVGACVECIPRRGAPGRTVGACVECIPRRGAPGRTVGACVECIPRRGAPGRTVGACVECIPRRGAPGPRVGACVECIPRRGAPGRTVGACVECIPRRGAPGLRVGACVECIPRHGAPGRTVGACVECIPRRGAPGPRVGACVECIPRRGAPGRTVGACVECIPRRGAPGRTVGACVECIPRRGAPGRTVGACVECIPRRGAPGRTVGACVECIPRRGAPGRTVGACVECIPRRGAPGRTVGACVECIPRRGAPGRTVGACVECIPRRGAPGRTVGACVECIPRRGAPGRTVGACKKLPNSLPELLMHFPLLPSCDGSSSSTPSLSLVTVCLFSSPPEDFLGVF; translated from the exons atgctgcatatTTGCATCTCACGGGTATGTTTTAATTCTCTTGAGTGTATTCCTAGGCATGGAGCTCCCGGGCATACGGTAGATGCCTGTGTTGACTGTATCCCTAGGCATGGAGCTCCTGGTCATACGGTAGGTGCCTGTGTTGAGTGTATCCCTAGGCGTGGAGCTCCTGGTCGTACGGTAGGTGCCTGTGTTGAGTGTATCCCTAGGCGTGGAGCTCCTGGTCTTAGGGTAGGTGCCTGTGTTGAGTGTATCCCTAGGCGTGGAGCTCCTGGTCTTAGGGTAGGTGCCTGTGTTGAGTGTATCCCTAGGCGTGGAGCTCCTGGTCATACGGTAG GTGCCTGTGTTGAGTGTATCCCTAGGCGTGGAGCTCCTGGTCGTACGGTAGGTGCCTGTGTTGAGTGTATCCCTAGGCATGGAGCTCCTGGTCTTAGGGTAGGTGCCTGTGTTGAGTGTATCCCTAGGCATGGAGCTCCTGGTCGTACGGTAGGTGCCTGTGTTGAGTGTATCCCTAGGCGTGGAGCTCCTGGTCTTAGGGTAGGTGCCTGTGTTGAGTGTATCCCTAGGCGTGGAGCTCCTGGTCGTACGGTAGGCGCCTGTGTTGAGTGTATCCCTAGGCGTGGAGCTCCTGGTCGTACGGTAGGTGCCTGTGTTGAGTGTATCCCTAGGCGTGGAGCTCCTGGTCGTACGGTAGGTGCCTGTGTTGAGTGTATCCCTAGGCGTGGAGCTCCTGGTCCTAGGGTAGGTGCCTGTGTTGAGTGTATCCCTAGGCGTGGAGCTCCTGGTCGTACGGTAGGTGCCTGTGTTGAGTGTATCCCTAGGCGTGGAGCTCCTGGTCTTAGGGTAGGTGCCTGTGTTGAGTGTATCCCTAGGCATGGAGCTCCTGGTCGTACGGTAGGTGCCTGTGTTGAGTGTATCCCTAGGCGTGGAGCTCCTGGTCCTAGGGTAGGTGCCTGTGTTGAGTGTATCCCTAGGCGTGGAGCTCCTGGTCGTACGGTAGGTGCCTGTGTTGAGTGTATCCCTAGGCGTGGAGCTCCTGGTCGTACGGTAGGTGCCTGTGTTGAGTGTATCCCTAGGCGTGGAGCTCCTGGTCGTACGGTAGGTGCCTGTGTTGAGTGTATCCCTAGGCGTGGAGCTCCTGGTCGTACGGTAGGTGCCTGTGTTGAGTGTATCCCTAGGCGTGGAGCTCCTGGTCGTACGGTAGGTGCCTGTGTTGAGTGTATCCCTAGGCGTGGAGCTCCTGGTCGTACGGTAGGTGCCTGTGTTGAGTGTATCCCTAGGCGTGGAGCTCCTGGTCGTACGGTAGGTGCCTGTGTTGAGTGTATCCCTAGGCGTGGAGCTCCTGGTCGTACGGTAGGTGCCTGTGTTGAGTGTATCCCTAGGCGTGGAGCTCCTGGTCGTACGGTAGGTGcctgtaagaaactgccaaactctctTCCAGAACTGCTGATGCATTTTCCACTCCTGCCATCGTGTGACGGTTCCAGTTCCTCCACACCCTCGTTGTCACTTGTCACCGTCTGTCTGTTCAGTTCTCCCCCGGAGGACTTTCTAGGTGTCTTCTGA
- the LOC126077401 gene encoding translation initiation factor IF-2-like isoform X21: MLHICISRVCFNSLECIPRHGAPGHTVDACVDCIPRHGAPGHTVGACVECIPRRGAPGRTVGACVECIPRRGAPGLRVGACVECIPRRGAPGLRVGACVECIPRRGAPGHTVGACVECIPRRGAPGRTVGACVECIPRRGAPGRTVGACVECIPRHGAPGLRVGACVECIPRHGAPGRTVGACVECIPRRGAPGLRVGACVECIPRRGAPGRTVGACVECIPRRGAPGRTVGACVECIPRRGAPGRTVGACVECIPRRGAPGPRVGACVECIPRRGAPGRTVGACVECIPRRGAPGLRVGACVECIPRHGAPGRTVGACVECIPRRGAPGPRVGACVECIPRRGAPGRTVGACVECIPRRGAPGRTVGACVECIPRRGAPGRTVGACVECIPRRGAPGRTVGACVECIPRRGAPGRTVGACVECIPRRGAPGRTVGACVECIPRRGAPGRTVGACVECIPRRGAPGRTVGACVECIPRRGAPGRTVGACKKLPNSLPELLMHFPLLPSCDGSSSSTPSLSLVTVCLFSSPPEDFLGVF; this comes from the exons atgctgcatatTTGCATCTCACGGGTATGTTTTAATTCTCTTGAGTGTATTCCTAGGCATGGAGCTCCCGGGCATACGGTAGATGCCTGTGTTGACTGTATCCCTAGGCATGGAGCTCCTGGTCATACGGTAGGTGCCTGTGTTGAGTGTATCCCTAGGCGTGGAGCTCCTGGTCGTACGGTAGGTGCCTGTGTTGAGTGTATCCCTAGGCGTGGAGCTCCTGGTCTTAGGGTAGGTGCCTGTGTTGAGTGTATCCCTAGGCGTGGAGCTCCTGGTCTTAGGGTAGGTGCCTGTGTTGAGTGTATCCCTAGGCGTGGAGCTCCTGGTCATACGGTAG GTGCCTGTGTTGAGTGTATCCCTAGGCGTGGAGCTCCTGGTCGTACGGTAGGTGCCTGTGTTGAGTGTATCCCTAGGCGTGGAGCTCCTGGTCGTACGGTAGGTGCCTGTGTTGAGTGTATCCCTAGGCATGGAGCTCCTGGTCTTAGGGTAGGTGCCTGTGTTGAGTGTATCCCTAGGCATGGAGCTCCTGGTCGTACGGTAGGTGCCTGTGTTGAGTGTATCCCTAGGCGTGGAGCTCCTGGTCTTAGGGTAGGTGCCTGTGTTGAGTGTATCCCTAGGCGTGGAGCTCCTGGTCGTACGGTAGGCGCCTGTGTTGAGTGTATCCCTAGGCGTGGAGCTCCTGGTCGTACGGTAGGTGCCTGTGTTGAGTGTATCCCTAGGCGTGGAGCTCCTGGTCGTACGGTAGGTGCCTGTGTTGAGTGTATCCCTAGGCGTGGAGCTCCTGGTCCTAGGGTAGGTGCCTGTGTTGAGTGTATCCCTAGGCGTGGAGCTCCTGGTCGTACGGTAGGTGCCTGTGTTGAGTGTATCCCTAGGCGTGGAGCTCCTGGTCTTAGGGTAGGTGCCTGTGTTGAGTGTATCCCTAGGCATGGAGCTCCTGGTCGTACGGTAGGTGCCTGTGTTGAGTGTATCCCTAGGCGTGGAGCTCCTGGTCCTAGGGTAGGTGCCTGTGTTGAGTGTATCCCTAGGCGTGGAGCTCCTGGTCGTACGGTAGGTGCCTGTGTTGAGTGTATCCCTAGGCGTGGAGCTCCTGGTCGTACGGTAGGTGCCTGTGTTGAGTGTATCCCTAGGCGTGGAGCTCCTGGTCGTACGGTAGGTGCCTGTGTTGAGTGTATCCCTAGGCGTGGAGCTCCTGGTCGTACGGTAGGTGCCTGTGTTGAGTGTATCCCTAGGCGTGGAGCTCCTGGTCGTACGGTAGGTGCCTGTGTTGAGTGTATCCCTAGGCGTGGAGCTCCTGGTCGTACGGTAGGTGCCTGTGTTGAGTGTATCCCTAGGCGTGGAGCTCCTGGTCGTACGGTAGGTGCCTGTGTTGAGTGTATCCCTAGGCGTGGAGCTCCTGGTCGTACGGTAGGTGCCTGTGTTGAGTGTATCCCTAGGCGTGGAGCTCCTGGTCGTACGGTAGGTGcctgtaagaaactgccaaactctctTCCAGAACTGCTGATGCATTTTCCACTCCTGCCATCGTGTGACGGTTCCAGTTCCTCCACACCCTCGTTGTCACTTGTCACCGTCTGTCTGTTCAGTTCTCCCCCGGAGGACTTTCTAGGTGTCTTCTGA